The sequence GAAGACTCATCATCCTGAGCAGTTGGTAAAGTGTCACTTTCATTTTCTGATTCAGAACCCTCTCCCTGGAACCTACCAACATCATTATACCAATCCTTGAAGTGATAACCCAATTTGCCACCTGCATCAGCGTACTACATAGACATGGACTCTTGTGATCTAGTAACTCTGACGGCAATATTGTAATATCGAGAATAAGTAAAGTTATCAAAAATTACGTACCTTCCCATAAGCCACACCTTGCTTAACGGAGTCTTCTAACATTTCAATCTCTTCTACAATCTCTTCTCCATATCTCTGCAGGTGATGCGAATAATCCCCATTgtcaagatcaaatttttgcTTGAAGGCATTGAATTGGTCTGCTGGAATCTTGGCAGCATCAAGAGGAGGTAGGGTGCCTAATTCTATGTGCATCCAAGCGTCGATTACTGCAGAATGAACtttagacttttcttctttaaGATAATTTTCTTCAAAGTTGCATTTTTCTGCTGCTTGTCCACTGAATTTCCGGAAATGGTTTCCAGAGGTTAAGAAGATTTGTGGGGGATAGTTAAAAGTGTGCAGGTATTTTGAGACAAGTATTGAAGAAGTTGGATTATTCGAGATtaatgaagaacaagaagaagatatgggttttgaTGACCATCTTGTAAATGGGTTTCTTCGTAAGACTGATCTGCACACACAATATCTCTGattcatatttttttcttcttgacgaagaagaagaaagagaacctAATAGTTACAGGAGACGGAGGAATGTGAAAGACGCGAGAGAGGGAGGCTTTATAGTTCGTCCggattgacgtttagtcccaaaatGGTTGGGCTTTTTACTCTCGGCTGTTTCCATCTGCTCTTCAGAATTCCACATTGTATTGTGAGGAGATTTGTTCCGTTTACAAAACCATGTTACTTGGTTGTTGTCTTGTTGTTCCATTCGATTCATACACAAACCATATTAAAATTAAAGGATTTAATCTGGAAACAACACTAGGTAGTTTGATCAGTAGCCCAGCAAACAGAAATTCCAATTGCATAACATGTTAAACGAAATAAAACTGAAACTATAGGAAGGAACAGTTTTCTGAACTCCAAGAGACTAGAAGCTGAACAACATAACAAAATTTGAAcagttttcaagctaacttatctCTTAGTTTAAATGTACAAGCCCTTTAAGACCAGCTATCTGCTTTGTTTTGTTTTGCAACCCCCCTCAGTTAATTAACCGTATCTATTCCGCTGCAAATACAAGTGATCTTGGCTACTGAAACCTATTAAAATCTCTTAATAAACAATGAAACACTTCCACTAATCTCCTCCTGATGCAGTTTCACCATTCTCCTCGGCCGACTCTTGGTTCTCTTTTGCTTGTTCCTCTGCAGTATAACAATGCATAAGAGCGGTTAGTGAACAAGGAAATCAATACTTAAACCTTAGTTGGGACCAATGCCTACATGTCATAGCCTCACAATGGAAAACCAACAGCTACAAAATTCGAAAAGAAATAACTTAttggtgggtttgtttgcagaattcacgATTTCCAggatttataatcccatgggattacaaattctggtATTCATGTAAATCCCTCGTGTTTGGTAGTTCATTTAAAAATTCCTAGGATTCATAGAATTATCTTGTTTTAAAGTCCATATACTGTTTGGTATTACCCTTAGAATCCTAAAATGGTATATATATGAGATTTATAGttaaaaaaagtgggtccataaatcccttgataagtttcccagcaaatcttaggggggaGAGGTCGGACTCCATATAGAGGATTTGCTAGAAAACTGAATCCCGTGGGAAACGTGATTCCAGGGATTTGGACAACCAAACATAACAAAGGaaacgtaattccaccaaatcccatggacccataaatcccacctttaaaattccacatccaaacccaccatataAGAAAATATCAACAACATTTTTTTCCTTCTATACAGCATCTTTCTCAAAGAAGCAAAATGTGCAGCTGAAATCTATAACAACCCCCGCTTATGTGGctccataaaagaaaagaaaggcaACAGGCAGATCAGTCATCTGGCGAACTAAAACCTAGGCAAATTTCGATAAATTGCCTAATTCAATAGATATAGTAGTATGCATaacaaagaaacaaggatatttaCCAGCAAGTTGAGCTATTGCCTTCTGTGTGCGTCTTTCAAGTTTATCAAGCTTCTTTTGTACGTCCCTTCGAAGGTCCCAGTTTGGCTTCTTTGGAGCAATATTAACAAATGGGTcctgcaatacatttttcatattaGACATACATGATCTACAAGTACCATCCAAGCATTAAAACAAATCCACCATCCCCATACTAGTCTAGACTGTAAAAAAAACAATACCTCAGTCTTCTCGGCTGGAGGAGGTACAGCAGCAATTGGGTCTTCAAACTTTGGTAAGACAGGAGGAGCAAGCTTACCCTCCTGAAGTTTTTCATCATGAGGAAGATAGTTCCTAAATTTCAAGCTCTTATTTCTGCAAAGAAAATGTAATAACATTTTTCAGTCAAACataacaatgaagaaaattaagcAGCAAAAAACCCATTCCCCCACCAAATTTCTAAAACCAGTAAATTAACAAGCAAAATTATGAGCACAGAGATAAGAGCTTACTCATCCTCCTTGGGTTCATCCCCATCTTTAGCATTAAACAGTTCCTTAGCTTCTCTAAGAGCTTTAAGCCTCTCGCGTCTCTCTGCAGCGGCTTGTTCAATCGAATCTTCTTCAGCAGTCATGGTTTTACTTATTCTAtaaaaaagaaaaggtaaaacagttaaacacacaACATCAAAAGAAGATCAATTCACACATTAACTTAATTAGGAATCAAAAATCACAATGCCCATCTAAAACCCTAGAATCGTTACACTACTTAAATTATACAAGGAAGCTCAAATCCCTAACTGCTAAATATATTACGTTTCAATGTTTGCCGAAATTTGGTGTCCAATTCAAGTTTCTTTGGCTACAACTAGATTACTAGAACCGAATTCAACTTCAATGGGACGATTTTTCAATAAACCTTACTTTATTTTGCAAAATACACAGAAGCAAAACCCTAACTAATTTGTAATAATTCATATAAGTAAAGCATAACTAAACCTAATTTTAACAACCATATCAACAACAAGAGAAAGAATGAGATGATGAAACACAAAAATGTATGAAGATCGTGGAATCTTCTTACCTTGAAGAGGGAAAATCAACTTTACTCACAACTTTGTCCGGTATGATGCTATTTACTGAGACGAAGAGAAATCttattaggaaaatttcttgtttggtcctaggcccatatagttatttatagtagggtccaaccggaaatttttttttatccggaagTCCAAAATTAATttaaacatggaaatgtccataatgcccattactaccaaacgtgtgtgtctacactgcttacaaatttgagtacatatctggtacactgcttaaaaattcgagtacatatttgctacactgcttacaaatttgagtacatatctgtctgagtacatatctgtcgtactgcttacaaatccgattatatatctgaatgcttacaaattcgagtacatatttgctgcactgcttccaggtagagtacaaatctgtaagaatcaatgataaataaattagaaaacgtattacatcacgtacattgtaggatcatacaatgtagcaacccaaccttctatgttcctccaaatccatttgcagcacaccttctttcaaacacacgtcacaaccagtttgtaacttcatcaagaccaccaccgaTTTCACAAgattgcaaatctgaaccaacaacaactcatgttcctatcattcaaaatctgtcatttcttgcaataagttctgaactgcagctccagatcatcttcatatccaattccagtactgaatcaaacgtaacaaagagcatttatttcagtatttcatatacgtactgaatcaaacataacaaggagcacttcctatgagtatgcgatatatgtactgaagattcatgaactacaaatcaacagtatgacaacaacaggtgacagatcaatgaaaaataagagaatcgaaagacatattacagtactgaagggtaagactaaaaaaggagcaaaaacacagcaaatagcacttcctatcagtatacatacatactcatggatcgaaccaaaaaaattggaaaaacttcaaataaaacaaaattagaagagttttgtatcagtacgccatatatgtactgtcaattcatacacgaaaaacaactgtaacaaacctaaaaaatgttataatgttgaaccaatgataaatcacaagtaaccgctacagttttagttacctgtaaccctgggaaaacaacattgttaatcgcagattccatatcaacccaaagaacaggatctttcttgaagaaaatcatgccacctctgggacctcgtaatgactgcaaattgaaatagaagacatagtaaacaacatgacccttgaacctaaaccaataaaaacaaatgttgcttgtgttggtgtcaatagttgcagtcttgcagacttcatgaatgggactaggtgtaccttgtgagtggtggttgttacaacatcacagtattcaaatgggtcggcaagtacagatgcagcaacgagaccacttatgtgagccatatccatcatgagaaaagccccaacagaatctgcaatcttcaagaaacatagaaggaaagggaattaggtgtgcgtaatgggttaactagtctgattctctgatcactaagaatcACAACTGTTGACAATCAACTAGCTCagtttcctatcagtattatacatacatactcatggatcgaaccaaaaaaattggaaaaacttcaaataaaacaaaattagaagagttttgtatcagtacgccatatatgtactgtcaattcatacacgaaaaacaactgtaacaaacctaaaaaatgttataatgttgaaccaatgataaatcacaagtaaccgctacagttttagttacctgtaaccctgggaaaacagcattgttaatcgcagattccatatcaacccaaagaacaggatctttcttgaagaaaatcatgccacctctgggacctcgtaatgactgcaaattgaaatagaagacatagtaaacaacatgacccttgaacctaaaccaataaaaacaaatgttgcttgtgttggtgtcaatagttgcagtcttgcagacttcatgaatgggactaggtg comes from Papaver somniferum cultivar HN1 chromosome 7, ASM357369v1, whole genome shotgun sequence and encodes:
- the LOC113293377 gene encoding uncharacterized protein LOC113293377, whose protein sequence is MNQRYCVCRSVLRRNPFTRWSSKPISSSCSSLISNNPTSSILVSKYLHTFNYPPQIFLTSGNHFRKFSGQAAEKCNFEENYLKEEKSKVHSAVIDAWMHIELGTLPPLDAAKIPADQFNAFKQKFDLDNGDYSHHLQRYGEEIVEEIEMLEDSVKQGVAYGKYADAGGKLGYHFKDWYNDVGRFQGEGSESENESDTLPTAQDDESSAVVAQNLTDNTNQIS
- the LOC113293378 gene encoding coiled-coil domain-containing protein 12-like, whose product is MTAEEDSIEQAAAERRERLKALREAKELFNAKDGDEPKEDENKSLKFRNYLPHDEKLQEGKLAPPVLPKFEDPIAAVPPPAEKTEDPFVNIAPKKPNWDLRRDVQKKLDKLERRTQKAIAQLAEEQAKENQESAEENGETASGGD